A portion of the Brockia lithotrophica genome contains these proteins:
- a CDS encoding Lipid A export ATP-binding/permease protein MsbA yields the protein MNGREARWGIRGLLGRAWREERRSYLWGAGFLFLVDLVTLLPPVLVGQAVDRIVTGTVTRAFLVRTVLALVAVALSAYGLRYLWRRLLFLPAYRIGARLRAELFAHLLRLGPSFFSRRRRGDLLAYFANDVEAVEQALSMGVLTLLDSVVMGGLLLAALVGTSAPLALVALVPMPLLAWVSRRLGDLLYRRFDEAQDGYAALSARVEETVRGMEVLRAYGQRGHALAAFARAARDVAHKGRAALEVDALYYPVIGGLTGLSFFLALSTGSFLVARGVLTYGELAAFLAYLGQFVWPMLALGYLFNLLERGAASYDRIGKILERQPEIVDAPDALREPPSGRLVFSSVTYRYPEADVPSLEDVSFAVEEGEILAILGPSGAGKSTLLRLVLREIEPVSGEVTWGGIPLRRYALATLRASVGYVAPEPVVFRGTIAENLALGKGGASREELERVARLVDLHEEILRLPAEYDTRVGPDGVRLSGGQAARLALARALLVDPPLFLFDDPLASVDVLTELRIWRRLLPALRGKTVLLVTHRLLVLPHVNRIVILRQGRVAAWGTHAELVATYAPYRRLFRAEEQLVDTLLEGERSRTRGEGE from the coding sequence GTGAACGGTCGGGAAGCCCGGTGGGGGATCCGCGGCCTCCTCGGCCGAGCCTGGAGGGAAGAACGTAGGAGCTACCTGTGGGGCGCGGGTTTCCTCTTCCTCGTCGACCTCGTCACCCTCCTCCCGCCGGTTCTCGTCGGCCAGGCCGTCGACCGCATCGTCACGGGGACGGTTACTCGGGCGTTCCTCGTTCGGACGGTTCTCGCTCTCGTGGCCGTTGCGTTGTCCGCCTACGGCCTGCGCTACCTTTGGCGCAGGCTCCTGTTTCTTCCCGCCTACCGAATCGGCGCCCGTCTCAGGGCAGAACTCTTCGCCCACCTCCTCCGTCTGGGGCCTTCGTTCTTTTCCCGGCGGCGCCGCGGCGACCTCCTCGCGTACTTCGCAAACGACGTGGAGGCCGTGGAACAGGCGCTCTCCATGGGCGTGCTCACGCTTCTCGACTCGGTGGTCATGGGGGGACTTTTGCTCGCGGCGCTTGTGGGAACGAGCGCACCCCTCGCCCTCGTGGCGCTCGTACCCATGCCTCTTCTCGCCTGGGTGTCGCGCCGCCTCGGCGACCTCCTCTACCGCCGCTTCGATGAAGCCCAGGATGGGTATGCCGCCTTGAGCGCGCGGGTAGAAGAGACCGTTCGCGGGATGGAAGTCCTCCGCGCCTACGGCCAGAGGGGACACGCGCTTGCTGCCTTCGCCCGTGCGGCGCGGGATGTTGCGCATAAGGGCCGCGCGGCCCTGGAGGTAGACGCCCTCTACTACCCGGTGATCGGCGGGTTGACCGGCCTCTCCTTCTTTCTCGCTCTCTCCACGGGGAGTTTTCTCGTCGCCCGCGGAGTCCTCACCTACGGAGAGCTTGCCGCCTTTCTCGCCTACCTCGGGCAATTCGTCTGGCCGATGCTCGCTCTGGGGTACCTCTTCAACCTCCTCGAACGAGGAGCCGCTTCTTACGACCGGATCGGGAAAATCCTGGAACGTCAGCCGGAAATCGTCGACGCTCCCGATGCCCTGCGCGAGCCTCCGTCGGGAAGGCTCGTCTTTTCTTCCGTCACCTACCGCTACCCCGAGGCGGACGTGCCTTCCCTTGAAGACGTCAGCTTCGCGGTCGAAGAGGGGGAGATCCTCGCCATCCTCGGACCTTCCGGCGCCGGAAAGTCCACACTCCTCCGCCTCGTCCTGCGGGAGATCGAGCCTGTTTCCGGAGAAGTGACGTGGGGGGGAATTCCCCTCCGGCGCTACGCCTTGGCCACGCTTCGCGCTTCGGTAGGATACGTCGCCCCGGAGCCCGTGGTGTTTCGGGGGACGATCGCCGAAAACCTCGCCCTGGGGAAGGGAGGCGCTTCTCGCGAGGAACTAGAGCGCGTGGCGCGTCTTGTGGACCTCCACGAGGAGATTCTCCGCCTTCCCGCGGAGTACGACACGCGGGTCGGACCGGACGGCGTGCGCTTGTCCGGCGGTCAGGCGGCGCGCCTCGCCCTCGCCCGTGCTCTTCTCGTCGACCCGCCGCTATTCCTCTTCGACGACCCTCTCGCGAGCGTAGACGTCCTCACGGAACTTCGCATCTGGCGGCGGCTTCTCCCCGCGCTTCGCGGAAAGACCGTCCTCCTCGTCACGCACCGCCTCCTCGTCCTTCCTCATGTAAACCGAATCGTCATCTTGCGCCAGGGGCGCGTGGCGGCTTGGGGGACGCACGCGGAACTCGTGGCGACCTACGCCCCCTATCGGCGGCTCTTTCGCGCCGAAGAGCAGCTCGTGGACACCCTCCTCGAGGGGGAACGTTCCAGGACCCGGGGAGAAGGGGAATAG
- a CDS encoding Dna binding response regulator PrrA (RegA), whose amino-acid sequence MQTPRRREMQIAIGQRGYGEMRRSLLLAVGKKADFFLFVQEALLRTGTEVHYAEGFAEASKHLRWRRYDILLLWPELADVDGLTAVKRLHDLDYLVRLLYVSPKPSVREAVAAMKAGASEYLEWPVTPEQLRAVVVQELREKREEPSPLSLAEVERRHILSVLELFSGNRRKTAEALGISSRTLYNKLRDFGLVDQGEMTQGKPQ is encoded by the coding sequence GTGCAAACGCCTCGCCGGCGGGAAATGCAGATCGCGATTGGGCAAAGGGGGTACGGCGAGATGCGGCGGAGCCTCCTCCTGGCCGTCGGAAAGAAAGCCGATTTCTTTCTCTTCGTACAGGAGGCCCTCCTCCGCACGGGCACGGAGGTTCACTACGCAGAGGGTTTTGCGGAGGCGAGCAAGCATCTGCGCTGGCGGCGGTACGACATCCTCCTTCTGTGGCCGGAACTCGCCGATGTCGACGGGCTCACGGCGGTGAAGCGCCTGCACGACCTCGACTACCTCGTGCGCCTTCTCTACGTTTCGCCGAAGCCCAGCGTGCGGGAAGCGGTGGCGGCGATGAAGGCCGGCGCGAGCGAATACCTCGAGTGGCCCGTGACGCCCGAGCAGCTCCGCGCCGTAGTCGTGCAGGAGCTCCGGGAAAAGCGCGAAGAGCCTTCGCCCCTTTCCTTGGCGGAGGTGGAACGGAGGCACATCCTCTCCGTGCTCGAACTCTTTTCCGGCAACCGCCGCAAGACCGCCGAAGCTCTGGGGATCAGCTCGCGGACCTTGTACAACAAGCTGCGGGATTTCGGCCTCGTGGACCAAGGGGAGATGACCCAGGGGAAACCGCAGTGA
- a CDS encoding Hydrolase (HAD superfamily) in cluster with DUF1447 — MAMRDRRALRLSLDDVRLLALDVDGTLIDDQFRLPPRTRALLTWLVREARKKVCLCSGRNPAGVVPYMEMIRGEGPLVVHNGAFNFYHPRGEMYALYGYPVEDFLEVIETLERRRLPFDVNTPYDLYVQEVRPELVPLYAAYFAEPKVIDNWRDLRDPIVKLSVLVPPEELDAVHAELAERFGDRFRVVKSGETYIDFVHPEANKGNGLRSALRELGLSPEQVIAVGNYYNDLEMLSLAGVGVAMGNSPPEVKERADYVTLSNNEEGVYVALVDLLFGGRLPRDVALDLERILREAPKRTRGERASGALGG, encoded by the coding sequence ATGGCCATGCGGGACAGACGTGCGCTCCGCCTCTCTCTGGACGACGTGCGGCTTCTCGCCCTTGACGTGGACGGAACGCTCATCGACGATCAGTTCCGCCTCCCGCCGCGCACCCGGGCGCTTCTCACCTGGCTCGTGCGCGAAGCGAGGAAAAAGGTCTGTCTCTGTTCGGGCCGCAATCCCGCAGGAGTGGTGCCCTACATGGAGATGATCCGGGGCGAAGGACCACTCGTCGTGCACAACGGCGCCTTCAACTTCTACCACCCGCGGGGGGAAATGTACGCTCTCTACGGCTATCCCGTGGAAGACTTCCTCGAGGTCATCGAAACCCTTGAGCGGCGCCGCCTGCCGTTTGACGTGAATACCCCCTACGACCTGTACGTACAGGAGGTACGTCCGGAGCTCGTCCCCCTCTACGCGGCGTACTTTGCAGAGCCCAAGGTGATCGATAACTGGCGGGACCTGCGGGATCCGATCGTCAAGCTTTCCGTCCTCGTTCCGCCCGAGGAGTTGGATGCGGTTCACGCGGAGCTCGCGGAACGCTTTGGCGATCGTTTCCGGGTGGTGAAGAGCGGGGAGACGTACATCGACTTCGTGCACCCGGAGGCCAACAAAGGGAACGGCCTGCGCTCCGCCCTTCGGGAACTCGGGCTTTCCCCCGAGCAGGTGATCGCCGTTGGCAACTACTACAACGATCTCGAGATGCTTTCCCTGGCGGGCGTCGGCGTCGCCATGGGAAACAGCCCGCCGGAGGTCAAAGAGCGCGCGGACTACGTCACGCTTTCGAACAACGAAGAAGGGGTGTACGTCGCCCTCGTCGACCTCCTGTTCGGGGGAAGGCTCCCGCGCGACGTCGCCCTCGACCTCGAACGCATCCTGCGCGAGGCGCCCAAACGCACGCGCGGGGAGCGCGCTTCGGGTGCTTTGGGCGGATAA
- a CDS encoding Amidase, with product MASVDVRSALRSHDALGLAQLLRGGELGPEELVEAALEEIRARNPRLNAVVHVCEAEARSRARELADLPREAREAMPLWGVPILLKDLGQSVRGCPETHGSRSLQGHRASGTSRFAEALLEAGAVVLGFTNTPEFGLWVVTEPEAYGPTRNPWDVSRSPGGSSGGSAAAVAARLVPLAGASDGGGSIRIPAAYTGLFGLKPSRGRTPIGPARGRGWQGAATHHVLTRSVRDSALVLDVLWQRVRPFEPGGAFPGVPFAGSFAEAGRPEVLERLKPRVAFSTAHPFPGEAPHPSVREAVERAAAYLAGRGFAVEEVPLPYTSEDLVAGFLPLVYAETYRTLRALARRNRPSPSSGGGEILAPPSVEAATYLLGRLGETIPAAEAVECLERWDALAARLDDFFTRWDLFLTPAAAILPPPIGSWRMDKALEGELLALAARSGEALQKDGRLHAFVVALTARTPYTQAANMAGLPAASLPLGTARPDASREPSAEGRELPVGVHVLAPRGREDLLLAFAAWWEASDLWRGGDEPPLLLQDDRG from the coding sequence GTGGCAAGCGTAGACGTGCGGAGCGCCCTGCGCAGCCACGACGCCCTAGGTCTTGCCCAACTCCTCCGGGGGGGCGAGCTGGGGCCCGAAGAGCTCGTCGAAGCCGCCCTCGAAGAAATCCGCGCCCGAAACCCCCGCCTCAACGCCGTGGTCCACGTCTGCGAAGCGGAGGCGCGCTCGCGGGCGCGCGAGCTAGCCGACCTCCCCCGCGAGGCCAGGGAGGCGATGCCCCTGTGGGGGGTGCCGATTCTCCTCAAGGACCTCGGGCAGTCCGTCCGCGGCTGTCCGGAAACCCACGGCTCCCGCTCCCTGCAAGGCCACAGGGCATCGGGAACCTCGCGGTTTGCCGAGGCGCTCCTCGAGGCCGGGGCGGTCGTCCTCGGATTTACGAACACGCCGGAATTCGGCCTTTGGGTCGTCACGGAACCCGAGGCCTACGGCCCCACGCGCAACCCGTGGGACGTAAGCCGCTCCCCCGGAGGTTCGAGCGGCGGTTCGGCGGCCGCCGTCGCCGCACGGCTCGTCCCCCTGGCGGGAGCGAGCGACGGCGGCGGTTCCATTCGCATTCCCGCCGCTTACACGGGACTCTTCGGGCTCAAGCCGTCCCGCGGGCGCACGCCCATCGGCCCCGCCCGCGGACGCGGCTGGCAGGGAGCAGCGACCCACCACGTCCTCACGCGGAGCGTCCGCGACTCCGCCCTCGTCTTGGACGTGCTCTGGCAGAGGGTACGGCCCTTCGAACCCGGCGGTGCGTTTCCGGGCGTCCCCTTTGCGGGCAGCTTTGCGGAGGCGGGTCGCCCAGAGGTGCTGGAGCGCCTGAAACCGCGCGTCGCCTTCTCCACCGCCCATCCCTTTCCGGGAGAAGCGCCGCACCCGAGCGTCCGGGAAGCGGTGGAACGGGCAGCAGCCTACCTCGCAGGGCGCGGCTTTGCCGTCGAGGAAGTCCCCCTTCCCTACACCTCGGAAGACCTCGTCGCGGGCTTCCTCCCCCTCGTGTACGCCGAGACGTACCGCACCCTGCGCGCCCTGGCGCGGCGCAACCGCCCTTCTCCTTCTTCCGGAGGCGGGGAAATCCTCGCTCCTCCCTCGGTGGAGGCGGCCACCTACCTCCTCGGCCGGCTGGGCGAAACGATACCGGCCGCGGAAGCCGTGGAGTGCCTCGAGCGCTGGGACGCCCTCGCCGCTAGGCTGGACGACTTCTTCACCCGGTGGGATCTCTTCCTCACGCCCGCGGCGGCGATCCTCCCGCCCCCCATCGGCAGCTGGCGCATGGACAAAGCCCTCGAAGGCGAACTCCTCGCCCTCGCCGCCCGGAGCGGTGAGGCGCTTCAAAAGGATGGACGGCTGCACGCCTTCGTCGTCGCGCTCACGGCGCGCACACCGTACACGCAGGCGGCGAACATGGCCGGCCTTCCCGCCGCCTCCCTCCCCCTCGGGACGGCGCGCCCCGACGCATCCCGCGAACCTTCGGCGGAGGGGAGGGAACTCCCCGTCGGCGTGCACGTCCTCGCCCCCCGCGGACGGGAAGACCTACTTTTGGCCTTTGCCGCCTGGTGGGAAGCTTCGGACCTCTGGCGCGGGGGCGACGAACCTCCCCTCCTCCTGCAAGACGACCGCGGCTGA
- a CDS encoding HtrA protease/chaperone protein, with amino-acid sequence MKAPRPTWSSLFGEKTSSRGAENGNGRRRSEKISPLRIHPEKQGAQRKHGSAQEATRAPHPANVFVEVVRKVQNGVVAVRTVARDRDTVPLPWPYFPFFPPEERRDVMPGTQFGSGFVIHPRGYVLTNAHILTQAEEIHVKVGQKTFPARIAWEDRRRDIAVLDVRPPRRLHPLPLGSSERTEVGEWVLAIGNPLGLENTVTVGIVSAKHRAFRTPEHDYEDVIQTDAAINPGNSGGPLLNLYGEVVGVNAAIIRQSQSIGFAIAVDPLKPLLRPFLPPEPS; translated from the coding sequence GTGAAGGCACCGAGACCGACGTGGAGCAGCCTCTTCGGTGAAAAAACCTCCTCCCGCGGAGCCGAAAACGGAAACGGGCGGCGACGGAGCGAAAAAATCTCCCCCTTGCGAATCCACCCGGAAAAGCAGGGAGCTCAAAGGAAGCACGGCTCAGCGCAGGAAGCCACACGGGCGCCCCATCCCGCAAACGTCTTCGTAGAGGTCGTCCGCAAGGTGCAAAACGGAGTAGTTGCCGTGCGCACGGTCGCCCGGGATAGGGATACCGTACCCCTTCCCTGGCCCTACTTCCCTTTTTTTCCCCCCGAGGAACGGCGCGACGTGATGCCGGGTACGCAGTTCGGATCGGGATTCGTGATCCATCCCCGCGGCTACGTCCTCACGAACGCGCACATCCTTACGCAGGCGGAAGAAATTCACGTCAAGGTGGGGCAGAAGACGTTCCCGGCCCGCATCGCCTGGGAAGACCGCAGGCGCGACATCGCCGTCCTCGACGTTCGTCCTCCCCGTCGCCTGCACCCTTTACCCTTGGGAAGCTCCGAACGTACGGAGGTTGGGGAATGGGTTCTGGCCATCGGAAATCCCCTGGGACTGGAAAACACGGTGACCGTGGGGATCGTCTCGGCAAAACACCGGGCGTTTCGCACTCCGGAACACGACTACGAAGACGTCATCCAAACCGACGCGGCGATCAATCCCGGGAATTCCGGCGGCCCCCTCCTCAACCTCTACGGTGAAGTCGTGGGGGTGAACGCGGCGATCATCCGCCAGTCCCAATCCATCGGGTTTGCCATCGCCGTCGATCCCTTGAAGCCCCTCCTCCGACCGTTTCTCCCACCCGAACCGTCCTAA
- a CDS encoding Ubiquinone biosynthesis monooxygenase UbiB, whose product MFHGVGRLGEVVGKVGIWAVGTAAALFLRGAWRDLRGAPPGTWGAILLRRHGDVLGRRLRELLVALGPAFVKFGQVLSTRIDIFPRAMIQALAELQDEVPPFSYAEVRRTVEVEFGAPPEAIFAEFDPVPVASASLGQVHRARLADGREVAVKIRRPHIEEAVERDLAVIRFLAAWAERLFPAAREIALGEKVEEFGESLRRELDYVREGNHADLLRAVLPSGAGVKVPAVIWERTTERVLTLEYVHGEKLKDVLARPSQSPEERAFRRTIAVRLVRTIVRQMFRDGVFHADPHPGNIFVHPDGTLTLIDFGMVGRLPERLRDGMSLLVVGLMQKDTDTIVRAVQGMRLLPPAADLAAYRADVDRLREKYYHRPFHTISIPEVLDDLLGLALRHDVEVPRELTLMGRALGLLEGIAVRLDPDLRLVDLAEPIGIELLLHRLSPADVLRRARLHLEEDLTLVRRALHALAALAPDEAGGREVRPLRRGGRRERAPEHLGALGWAILFLAFVQGAALLFVLLVLLGTLGAGGTLAAAGSGARAAKEAVYTFFSAFSALGVGDACSSAAFCGASLVGLGAAFGARAALRVLRRR is encoded by the coding sequence ATGTTCCACGGCGTTGGGCGCCTCGGCGAAGTGGTGGGAAAGGTCGGGATTTGGGCGGTGGGTACGGCGGCGGCGCTCTTCCTGCGCGGAGCGTGGCGCGACCTTCGGGGAGCACCGCCGGGGACGTGGGGCGCGATCCTCCTCCGCCGCCACGGCGACGTGCTCGGGCGCCGCCTGCGCGAACTCCTCGTCGCTTTGGGCCCCGCCTTCGTGAAGTTCGGCCAGGTGCTGAGCACGCGCATCGACATCTTTCCCCGCGCGATGATCCAGGCGCTAGCGGAACTTCAAGACGAGGTTCCGCCTTTTTCCTACGCGGAGGTACGGCGAACGGTGGAGGTCGAGTTTGGCGCCCCACCCGAGGCGATCTTTGCGGAGTTCGACCCCGTCCCCGTCGCCTCCGCTTCCCTGGGCCAGGTACATCGGGCCCGCCTTGCGGACGGGCGCGAGGTCGCCGTCAAGATCCGGCGCCCGCACATCGAGGAAGCGGTGGAGCGCGACCTCGCCGTAATCCGCTTCCTTGCCGCTTGGGCGGAGCGCCTCTTTCCCGCCGCCCGGGAGATCGCCTTGGGCGAGAAGGTGGAGGAATTCGGGGAGAGCTTGCGGCGGGAGCTCGACTACGTGCGCGAGGGGAACCACGCGGATCTCCTGCGGGCGGTCCTTCCGTCCGGAGCGGGTGTGAAGGTCCCCGCGGTGATCTGGGAGCGGACGACCGAGCGCGTGCTCACCCTCGAGTACGTCCACGGGGAAAAGCTCAAGGACGTCCTCGCCCGTCCGTCCCAAAGCCCCGAGGAGCGCGCCTTCCGTAGGACGATCGCCGTACGCCTCGTGCGGACGATCGTGCGTCAGATGTTTCGCGACGGCGTGTTTCACGCCGACCCGCACCCGGGAAACATCTTCGTCCATCCGGACGGTACCCTGACGCTCATCGACTTCGGCATGGTGGGACGTCTTCCGGAGCGTCTACGGGACGGGATGTCCCTGCTCGTGGTCGGACTCATGCAGAAGGACACGGACACGATCGTGCGGGCCGTTCAGGGCATGCGTCTCCTCCCTCCCGCCGCAGACCTCGCCGCCTACCGCGCAGATGTCGACCGCCTGCGCGAGAAGTACTACCACCGTCCCTTCCACACGATTTCCATCCCCGAGGTCTTGGACGACCTCCTGGGTCTCGCCCTCCGCCACGACGTGGAGGTGCCCCGCGAGCTCACGCTCATGGGCCGCGCCCTCGGCCTCCTCGAAGGGATCGCCGTGCGCCTCGATCCGGACCTCCGCCTCGTCGATCTGGCGGAGCCCATCGGGATCGAGCTCCTCCTCCACCGGCTTTCGCCTGCGGATGTGCTTCGTCGCGCGCGCCTGCACCTCGAGGAAGACCTCACCCTCGTCCGCCGTGCCCTTCACGCCCTCGCCGCCCTGGCTCCGGACGAGGCCGGCGGGCGGGAAGTGCGGCCCCTTCGCCGGGGCGGAAGGCGCGAAAGGGCGCCGGAGCATCTCGGCGCCCTGGGCTGGGCTATCCTCTTTCTCGCTTTCGTCCAGGGGGCAGCTCTCCTCTTCGTTCTCCTCGTCCTCCTCGGCACCTTGGGGGCGGGCGGGACGCTCGCGGCGGCCGGGTCCGGGGCGCGCGCCGCAAAAGAAGCCGTGTACACCTTCTTTTCCGCCTTTTCCGCCCTCGGCGTAGGCGACGCCTGCTCCTCCGCGGCGTTTTGCGGTGCTTCTCTCGTCGGGTTGGGCGCCGCGTTCGGCGCGCGGGCGGCGCTCCGCGTCCTTCGCCGGAGGTAG
- a CDS encoding Phage protein: MFRFDREAIFGHPRLYLFDDILPLHAYLDDLERHINEIFVAQGERVVQRGRVVALRSTDRGRLVSAFKAGLYLGKYHDLGNRTRFLKRMVAAEHSYEPIRGETVLFLYVGVGKPVYDHLVTYSVGRVTRIAAGQRANLPWGYEVPVEARDPERYVRENVPRLRKLLLEALEGTSREPMQALRSAYPVGYVMPPFLLEFSEEALIKNVFRQRLFEPGAQGATAEVVRDMLDCVLALDREKWEILVDYHGPHIPRWRRAMRRLRDEKLTAEEVFRRYGFPVDEEDEWVRIPKGVSLYDVLLETVGKLPPTFWERQEREDGGPKDT, encoded by the coding sequence GTGTTTCGCTTCGACCGGGAGGCCATCTTCGGCCATCCGCGCCTTTACCTCTTCGACGACATCCTACCGCTCCACGCCTATTTGGACGACCTCGAGCGCCACATCAACGAGATCTTTGTCGCCCAAGGAGAGCGCGTCGTGCAGCGCGGGCGCGTCGTGGCGCTCCGCAGTACGGATCGGGGGCGCCTCGTGAGCGCCTTTAAGGCGGGACTCTACCTGGGGAAGTACCACGACCTCGGCAACCGTACGCGTTTTTTGAAGCGGATGGTCGCGGCGGAGCATTCCTACGAACCCATCCGCGGCGAGACGGTGCTCTTTCTCTACGTGGGGGTAGGAAAGCCCGTATACGACCACCTCGTGACCTACAGCGTGGGGCGGGTGACGCGCATCGCCGCCGGGCAGAGGGCAAACCTCCCGTGGGGCTACGAGGTGCCCGTGGAAGCCCGCGACCCCGAGCGCTACGTGCGGGAAAACGTCCCGCGCCTTCGCAAACTCCTCCTCGAGGCGCTGGAGGGGACGTCCCGGGAACCCATGCAGGCGCTACGTTCCGCCTATCCCGTGGGCTACGTGATGCCCCCGTTTCTCCTCGAATTCAGCGAGGAGGCGCTCATCAAGAACGTCTTCCGGCAGCGCCTCTTCGAACCCGGCGCCCAAGGGGCGACGGCGGAAGTCGTCCGGGACATGCTCGACTGCGTGCTCGCCCTCGACCGCGAGAAATGGGAGATTTTGGTGGACTACCACGGCCCCCACATCCCGCGCTGGCGTCGGGCGATGCGCCGGCTTCGCGACGAAAAGCTCACCGCCGAGGAGGTCTTTCGCCGATACGGCTTCCCCGTGGACGAGGAAGATGAGTGGGTGCGGATCCCCAAGGGGGTTTCCCTGTACGACGTGCTCCTCGAGACGGTGGGGAAGCTCCCTCCCACGTTCTGGGAGAGGCAAGAGCGGGAAGACGGGGGTCCAAAGGACACGTGA
- a CDS encoding ABC transporter, ATP-binding/permease protein, whose translation MRALVRLGAYLRQEWRTLGSGLGFLLLATGFDVAGPMLVRVALDRYIAPGNFDPAPLLALSVLYLAALAASGALHYLQYLRLGEVALRVILRLREELLAKTFRLPWAAFRRRPPGELVSRVLSDTEALKEFLLFALGYIVYSAVYLTGVLAAMFLLDRRLALFLAALLPLLGFVLWLYGSLLIPLYRRVRARSAEVSAFLQDVLGGLTVVRAFRLEERFLADFRERVESLRRELSRQVVLHALLGRPFIDLLSLATLAGIVAFFGAASLRGAVEVGVLYAFLTYVGRLFEPIAETVAQMAVVQHAAASAERVFAYLDEREEGGDGKPAGRLPPAGRREGRTAAHVRFSDVWFTYDGATWALRGIDADVPPGSFVAVVGRTGSGKSTFLRLLLRMYAPTRGRIFLDGVPLDALPEEEFVRRIALVEQEPVLFAGSLAFNVRLYDPYPEQDVEQVLRRVGLGGLLGRLPNGISTPVGEAGSRLSSGERHLLALARALLRDPALLLLDEVTAHLDAWTEERLLRVLREERGRRTIVAVVHRLRLARVADEVIVLDEGRVVERGTHAELLARKGRYAALYAARKIEDLEEFKGQPLPWRGA comes from the coding sequence ATGCGCGCTCTCGTACGACTCGGCGCATACCTTCGGCAGGAATGGCGAACGCTCGGCTCCGGCTTAGGTTTTCTCCTCCTGGCCACGGGCTTCGACGTGGCGGGTCCCATGCTCGTGCGCGTAGCCCTGGATCGCTACATCGCTCCGGGGAACTTCGATCCCGCGCCCCTTCTCGCGCTTTCCGTCCTTTACCTCGCGGCTTTGGCCGCTTCTGGGGCCCTTCACTACCTCCAATACCTCCGCCTGGGCGAGGTCGCCCTGCGGGTGATCCTCCGCCTCAGGGAGGAGTTGTTGGCCAAGACGTTCCGCCTCCCGTGGGCGGCCTTTCGCCGCCGCCCCCCGGGCGAACTCGTCTCTCGCGTCCTCTCCGACACGGAGGCCCTCAAGGAGTTTCTCCTCTTCGCCCTCGGATACATCGTGTACAGCGCCGTGTACCTCACGGGCGTGCTCGCGGCGATGTTCCTCCTCGATCGCCGCCTCGCCCTCTTCCTGGCCGCCTTGCTTCCCCTCCTCGGGTTCGTGCTCTGGCTGTACGGCTCGCTCCTCATCCCCCTGTACCGCCGCGTACGGGCGCGGTCGGCGGAGGTTTCCGCCTTCCTCCAGGACGTCCTCGGGGGGCTCACCGTCGTCCGCGCCTTTCGCTTGGAGGAGCGTTTTCTCGCGGATTTTCGCGAGCGTGTGGAGTCCCTGCGGCGTGAGCTCTCGCGCCAGGTCGTCCTCCACGCCCTTCTCGGACGTCCCTTCATCGATCTTCTCTCGCTCGCGACGCTCGCGGGGATCGTCGCCTTCTTCGGTGCCGCTTCCTTGCGCGGTGCCGTGGAGGTGGGCGTGCTCTACGCCTTCCTCACCTACGTCGGGCGCCTCTTTGAGCCGATCGCCGAGACGGTCGCCCAGATGGCGGTGGTTCAGCACGCCGCGGCGTCCGCCGAGCGGGTATTCGCCTACCTCGACGAACGGGAAGAAGGAGGGGACGGGAAGCCCGCCGGACGACTTCCGCCGGCGGGTCGCAGGGAAGGCCGTACGGCAGCCCACGTGCGCTTTTCCGACGTGTGGTTTACCTACGACGGCGCGACGTGGGCGCTGCGCGGGATCGACGCGGACGTTCCCCCGGGAAGCTTTGTGGCCGTCGTCGGGCGCACGGGGAGCGGAAAGTCGACCTTCCTCCGCCTGCTCCTTCGGATGTACGCGCCGACGCGCGGTAGAATCTTCCTCGACGGGGTACCCTTGGATGCGCTCCCGGAGGAGGAGTTCGTCCGCCGCATCGCCCTCGTGGAACAGGAGCCCGTGCTTTTTGCCGGCAGCCTCGCGTTCAACGTACGCCTGTACGACCCTTACCCGGAGCAGGATGTAGAGCAGGTCCTCCGTCGGGTCGGTTTGGGGGGGCTCCTCGGGCGCCTTCCGAACGGGATTTCCACCCCCGTTGGAGAGGCCGGTTCACGCCTATCCTCGGGAGAACGCCACCTCCTCGCCCTTGCGCGCGCCCTCCTCCGCGATCCCGCGCTCCTCCTCCTCGACGAGGTCACCGCGCACCTGGACGCTTGGACGGAGGAACGCCTCCTCCGCGTCCTGCGGGAGGAAAGGGGGCGGCGGACGATCGTCGCGGTCGTTCACCGCCTGCGGCTCGCGAGGGTCGCCGACGAGGTCATCGTCTTGGACGAAGGGCGCGTAGTCGAGCGGGGGACGCACGCCGAACTTCTCGCCCGAAAGGGGCGGTATGCGGCCCTCTACGCCGCCCGCAAAATCGAAGATCTGGAGGAGTTCAAAGGTCAGCCCCTTCCTTGGAGGGGTGCGTGA